A DNA window from Setaria viridis chromosome 2, Setaria_viridis_v4.0, whole genome shotgun sequence contains the following coding sequences:
- the LOC117846296 gene encoding uncharacterized protein, producing the protein MGKGRRRHNHKTKAPQPQDQGQEQTERDEPPAGPTSVHGLPDELLVRVLLHLGTSLHLVHAAATCRRWRRAVADAGFLARFRSLHGVPSVAGHYYVTETLHPNSRDPWRRQVPEKMTATFVPVSPAVVDASHFSLDFLYVPPVDGNRPRYSYRSARRVRHSRSREIIDSRGSLLLLTNGISEGRYWSPDFIVCEPLTRRCQGIARPSILSRLHFLGGFLLDGSGSGGCRDAMSNFRVLSVLYKQEGSFGTPRACVFSPGSDGGWHFCWHPIMNDDDDDDDNDDDIELPTIDKIHLAGRAAGRIYWGIETGTVLVLDESTLMFSVLTLPEQMRWPYRRTSFRVVGGVDGDMVRIVRLDGQDLVVYGQILGSGQWVVEKSVRLRDTAAGLPGWRDSFSVQPARIVAAGDTFVVLTRTEKTWLFSVDLETMEAERRHERNRHAGPAYPCSLPWPPVLQAGLSQGDIVVRKRSQRRNG; encoded by the coding sequence ATGGGGAAGGGCAGAAGGCGCCACAACCACAAGACCAAGGCGCCACAACCACAAGACCAAGGCCAAGAACAAACGGAGAGGGACGAACCACCCGCCGGGCCGACCAGCGTGCACGGCCTCCCCGACGAGCTCCTCGTCCGCGTCCTCCTTCACCTCGGCACATCGCTCCACCTCGTCCACGCTGCAGCAACGTGCAGGCGCtggcgccgcgccgtcgccgacgcaGGCTTCCTCGCCCGCTTCCGCTCCCTCCACGGCGTCCCAAGCGTCGCCGGCCACTACTACGTTACGGAGACGCTGCACCCCAACTCGAGGGACCCGTGGCGGCGTCAGGTACCGGAGAAGATGACGGCCACCTTCGTGCCCGTGTCGCCGGCCGTCGTTGACGCTTCCCACTTCTCGCTCGACTTCCTCTACGTTCCTCCTGTCGACGGCAACCGCCCGCGCTACTCATACCGAAGCGCCAGGCGTGTACGGCACAGCCGGagcagggagatcatcgacagccgcggtagcctcctcctcctgaccaACGGTATATCGGAAGGGCGGTATTGGTCGCCGGACTTCATCGTCTGTGAGCCCCTGACACGGCGGTGCCAGGGGATCGCGCGTCCGTCTATCCTGAGCCGTCTCCATTTCCTCGGCGGCTTCCTGCtcgacggcagcggcagcggtggcTGCCGTGACGCCATGTCAAACTTCAGGGTGCTCTCCGTCCTCTACAAACAAGAAGGGTCATTCGGCACGCCACGGGCGTGTGTGTTCAGCCCAGGCAGCGACGGCGGATGGCACTTTTGTTGGCACCCAATAatgaacgacgacgacgacgacgacgacaacgacgacgacatcGAGCTCCCCACCATTGACAAGATCCACCTCGCCGGGCGTGCTGCCGGGAGAATCTACTGGGGGATCGAGACCGGCACCGTGCTCGTCCTCGACGAGAGCACGCTCATGTTCTCGGTCCTCACGTTGCCGGAGCAAATGCGGTGGCCGTATCGGAGGACCAGCTTCCGTGTCGTCGGTGGCGTGGACGGCGACATGGTGCGCATCGTGCGCTTGGACGGCCAGGACCTTGTGGTCTACGGGCAGATCCTGGGCTCTGGCCAGTGGGTGGTCGAGAAGAGTGTCCGGCTGAGAGACACGGCGGCCGGATTGCCGGGTTGGAGAGATAGTTTCTCGGTCCAGCCGGCGAGGATCGTTGCCGCGGGCGACACGTTCGTGGTGTTGACGCGAACGGAGAAGACCTGGCTCTTCTCTGTGGACCTGGAGACCATGGAGGCGGAACGCCGGCACGAGAGGAACCGGCACGCCGGCCCGGCTTACCCGTGTTCACTGCCGTGGCCTCCTGTTCTGCAAGCTGGCTTAAGTCAGGGTGACATTGTTGTTCGTAAGAGGAGTCAACGCCGCAATGGCTGA
- the LOC117844694 gene encoding uncharacterized protein — protein MERVRRAVHAGSWYTNNARKLEEELDGWLGAAGLTKSPDVRAVIAPHAGYSYSGRCAAYAFGNIDPTNISRVFLLGPSHHYYTPKCALTRATVYSTPIGDLPVDQEVIEELSATGKFEFMDLSVDEAEHSMEMHLPYLSKVFQGHTVKVVPILVGALSSQSEAMFGQLLSKYVDDPNNFFSVSSDFCHWGSRFNYTYYEKKHGAIHKSIEALDRMGMEIIETGDPVAFKQYLQEYENTICGRHPISVFLHMLKHCSTKIKIGFVRYEQSSQCKNMRDSSVSYASAAAKVDPSGEEENKD, from the exons ATGGAGCGTGTGAGAAGGGCTGTGCATGCCGGTTCTTGGTACACAAACAATG CCAGGAAGCTGGAAGAGGAACTCGATGGTTGGCTGGGGGCAGCTGGTCTAACCAAGTCTCCTGATGTTAGGGCTGTAATTGCACC CCATGCTGGTTATTCATACTCGGGGCGCTGTGCAGCTTATGCCTTTGGCAACATCGATCCGACTAACAT TTCTCGGGTGTTTCTTCTTGGCCCTTCCCATCACTACTACACTCCAAAATGTGCTCTAACCAGGGCTACTGTCTATTCCACCCCAATTGGGGATTTGCCAGTAGACCAGGAAG TCATTGAGGAACTCAGCGCTACTGGAAAATTTGAATTTATGGATCTTAGTGTAGATGAAGCTGAACATAGCATGGAAATGCATTTGCCCTACCTTTCTAAAGTCTTTCAAGG ACATACTGTAAAAGTTGTCCCTATCCTTGTTGGCGCACTTAGCTCCCAAAGTGAAGCCATGTTTGGACAGCTGCTCTCTAAATATGTTGATGATCCAAATAACTTTTTTTCTGTGTCGTCAGACTTCTGCCATTGGGGGTCCCG GTTCAATTATACATACTATGAGAAGAAACATGGTGCCATTCATAAATCTATTGAGGCCTTGGACCGTATGGGCATGGAGATCATAGAGACTGGTGATCCTGTTGCATTCAAACAATACCTGCAGGAGTATGAGAACACCATATGTGGACGCCACCCCATCAGTGTCTTCCTTCAT ATGTTGAAACATTGCTCAACAAAGATTAAGATTGGCTTTGTTCGCTATGAGCAGTCAAGCCAGTGCAAGAACATGAGGGACAGCAGTGTGAGCTATGCATCAGCAGCAGCGAAGGTTGACCCATCAGGGGAAGAAGAGAACAAAGATTGA